CAAAAAGTTACAGACGAGGCTCCAGTAGCCTTAACCCCCTGCGTCAGTTGCATGAGGGTATTGTTTCGAGAGAAAAGACAGCCTCAAGGAGTTCTTATCAGCGGGTCTGCAGCGGACCTGCTCCGCATCTTTACTGCAATCCATTCGCGTTGATTCGCGTGATCGCGGCTAACTTTGTTTTTTATCTGCGTGCATTTGCGCAGATCTGCGGCGAAATGTTTTACCCGCACTGCATCTCTTCACCATCATCAGGGATGATCACCCGCACGCCCGCGCTCTCCGCCTTCTTGGCCAGTTCTTCCCGCGTGAGCAAGCAGTGATTGATGGCTTCCATGTGGACTGCGATCACCTGCGCACGCGGCGCTGCCCGGCAGACGCGGACAACGTCTCCGGCTGTCATGGTAATGGGATCGCCATGCAGAAACTGCGCTGCGCCGGCATTCGCCACAATCACCTGGGGGCTGAATTGTTTGATCGTCTCTGCCACCTGGTCATACCAGATGGTGTCGCCGGTGATGTAAAGCGTAGGCTCGCCTGCGCTGGTGAGCACGTATCCACTGGAAGGCGCCATGGCACGCGCAATCTCTCCCGATCCATGCTGCGCCGGCGTGCGCGTAATGCAGATGTGGCTCCAGTGCTTCATATCATGCACCGGCGAGGCATTCACAAAATGCACTGCTTCCATCTTGTGCATGTCCTCCGGCTGGCACAGCAGCGGCAGGTCTTTGGGCACAAGCTGGATCGCCGCATCGTCCCAGTGGTCGCGATGCGTATGCGTTACCAGCACCAGTTGCACGCCATCAAGGACTTGTTCGACGGGAAACGGCAGCGGCACCAGCGGATTCGGCCGCGGCTGCGGCGAATTCTGAATGGCCGCCATGGCTCCCGCTTCGCTCAGCATCGGATCAACCAGGACCTTCATCCCCGCATAATCCAGCAATAGCGTGGCATGGCGGACGAGTTGCAACTTCATCTAATTCACCGCCTGATTGCTGAAGCGCTTGCCGTAGCCGCTCAGCTCATAAATTTTCTGCGGATCGCGCATTTCAATAATCATTCTCAGGGCCGTGCTCTTGTCTTTAGCTGACTCATACAGCGCCTGGGAAATCTTATATCCCACGTAATAGCCCAGGTCGGGCGGGAACTTGAGGCCTTCTTTTCCGCCGTTGTAGAGCCAATCATCCAGATTCTCATTCCGGCTGATGTCCCGCTGAAACTTGATCCAGAGCTGTTCCTCGTGCGAATCTCCGTAAACCTTGATGCGCGCGTCGAGGTTGTGGCCGCTCACCAGTTCGGCCACAAAATCAGCTGTGCCCTCGCGCATGCATTTGGCCAACAGGTCGTTATCGGGATGCTTCTGCTGATAATGCGCGAGTTCGTGCATCACCAACCCCACGCCATCGAGTTCGATGGAATATGGATTTTCGCCGGACAACATCTCCGCCCCGATGATCAGTCCATGCCTGCTCTGCGTCCCTCCTGTACTCAGGGCCCCGATTACGAAATAAACCGGCGGAAAGATGGCATCCGGATAAAGCTGCTTCAGCTTGACAAAGTTCCCTCGGATCTCCGGCAGCAGGCCTTGGATCTTGGCATTGTTGCGCCGCGCACTTTCGTAAGCGGGCTGGTATTTCAGCACGACCGCGCTCAAGTGCTTAGCGTTTTCGATCCTCCCAGCCATAAAGTCCTTCACGCCTTGTGAACCTTTATCGAGGTATCCCGTCTGCAGCGCTTCGGGGAGCTTTGCTGGATCGCCTTTCAAATCATTTTTCCAATGGTCATAGGCTTTCCAGAAAAGCGTCACATCGTCGTCCGTGATCAGGGTTTTCTCAGGATCGTGATTTTGGAAAGGGTTTGTGTCCGCGGGCGTCTGGGCGCACGCAACCGCACATGACAGAACTACAAAGCACAGCCAACGCATAGGATGTGTCTCCCTCCAGCCCAGGTCTACGTTGTAAAAATCTCCTTCGCCGCCAGTACGGTGTTGCAGTGGATCGTCACCGTATCTTCCACGTGCCGCGCATATCCGCCGGCATACGTCACCATCACCGGGACGTTATGCTCTTTGGCCACGCGCATCACCAACTCATCGCGCTTCTTCAACCCGTCGATGGTCATTGCCAGCCCGCCAAGCTGATCTTCTTTATATGGATCTGCGCCGGCCATGTAGCAGAGCAGCTCCGGCGAAAAATGCCGGAACGCCGAGCTTAGCGACTGATCGAGCCAGCCCAGATATTCGTCATCGTTCGTCCCATCGGGCAAATTAATGTCAATCGACGACGGCGGCTTCACCACCGGATAGTTGTGCGCCTGGTGCAGCGAGATCGTAAACACATCCAGCTCGCCCACGGGATGAGCAAAGTGGTCTTCGTGCTTTGTATGAATGTCGCGGCTGCTTGCGCTGGCGCTCGGCAGCGGATGGCCGGGCCTGATCTTGGGGGGAAAAATTACCGCCGTGCCATTGCCGTTATGCACGTCGCAATCGACGGTCATCGCGCGATCGATCTTGCCTT
This is a stretch of genomic DNA from Terriglobia bacterium. It encodes these proteins:
- a CDS encoding MBL fold metallo-hydrolase; translated protein: MKLQLVRHATLLLDYAGMKVLVDPMLSEAGAMAAIQNSPQPRPNPLVPLPFPVEQVLDGVQLVLVTHTHRDHWDDAAIQLVPKDLPLLCQPEDMHKMEAVHFVNASPVHDMKHWSHICITRTPAQHGSGEIARAMAPSSGYVLTSAGEPTLYITGDTIWYDQVAETIKQFSPQVIVANAGAAQFLHGDPITMTAGDVVRVCRAAPRAQVIAVHMEAINHCLLTREELAKKAESAGVRVIIPDDGEEMQCG
- a CDS encoding DUF2268 domain-containing protein translates to MRWLCFVVLSCAVACAQTPADTNPFQNHDPEKTLITDDDVTLFWKAYDHWKNDLKGDPAKLPEALQTGYLDKGSQGVKDFMAGRIENAKHLSAVVLKYQPAYESARRNNAKIQGLLPEIRGNFVKLKQLYPDAIFPPVYFVIGALSTGGTQSRHGLIIGAEMLSGENPYSIELDGVGLVMHELAHYQQKHPDNDLLAKCMREGTADFVAELVSGHNLDARIKVYGDSHEEQLWIKFQRDISRNENLDDWLYNGGKEGLKFPPDLGYYVGYKISQALYESAKDKSTALRMIIEMRDPQKIYELSGYGKRFSNQAVN
- a CDS encoding histone deacetylase, with the translated sequence MLPFKLIYTDDYYLPIGAHVFPAEKYRMIHKRLLESGVAEPGDFITPKPAHDEDILLVHTREYVHKLKTGTLSAQEELQMEVPYSPELVKAFWLAAGGSILAADMALRDGVACNIGGGFHHAMPDHGEGFCVIHDVAVAIKRMHQEGKIDRAMTVDCDVHNGNGTAVIFPPKIRPGHPLPSASASSRDIHTKHEDHFAHPVGELDVFTISLHQAHNYPVVKPPSSIDINLPDGTNDDEYLGWLDQSLSSAFRHFSPELLCYMAGADPYKEDQLGGLAMTIDGLKKRDELVMRVAKEHNVPVMVTYAGGYARHVEDTVTIHCNTVLAAKEIFTT